The following are encoded together in the Microtus pennsylvanicus isolate mMicPen1 chromosome 8, mMicPen1.hap1, whole genome shotgun sequence genome:
- the Sdc1 gene encoding syndecan-1 → MRCAALWLWLCALALRLQPVLPQIVAVNVPPEDQDGSGDDSDNFSGSGAGALPDVTLPRQTSPSLKDVWLLTATPAAPEPTRRIAEAAFTSILPTVEKPEEGEPVVAAVDTGLTAQDKEMEVTTKPRETTQLPITQRVSTVRATTAQAVTSHPHRDVQPGLHETLVPTAPGQPDHQPPSATEGGTSVVKEVVEDGATNQLPTGEGSGEQDFTFETSGENTAVAAIEPDKRNQQPVDEGATGASQGLLDRKEVLGGVIAGGLVGLIFAVCLVAFMLYRMKKKDEGSYSLEEPKQANGGAYQKPTKQEEFYA, encoded by the exons CAAATCGTGGCTGTAAACGTACCTCCTGAAGATCAGGATGGCTCTGGGGACGACTCTGACAACTTCTCTGGCTCGGGCGCAG GTGCTTTGCCAGACGTCACTTTGCCGCGGCAGACTTCTCCCAGTTTGAAGGATGTGTGGCTCCTGACAGCCACACCCGCAGCACCAGAGCCCACCAGAAGGATCGCCGAGGCTGCCTTCACCTCCATCCTGCCAACTGTAGAGAAGCCTGAGGAGGGAGAGCCAGTGGTGGCGGCAGTGGACACTGGCCTCACCGCTCAGGACAAGGAAATGGAGGTCACCACCAAGCCCAGGGAGACCACACAACTCCCAATCACCCAACGGGTCTCAACAGTCagagccaccacagcccaggcTGTCACATCTCATCCCCACAGAGATGTGCAGCCTGGCCTCCATGAGACCTTGGTTCCCACAGCGCCTGGCCAGCCTGACCACCAACCTCCAAGTGCGACAGAAGGAGGTACTTCTGTCGTCAAAGAAGTTGTCGAGGATGGAGCTACCAATCAACTTCCTACAGGGGAGGGCTCTGGCGAGCAG GACTTCACCTTTGAAACATCTGGGGAGAACACAGCTGTGGCTGCCATAGAGCCTGACAAACGGAATCAGCAGCCAGTGGATGAAGGAGCCACAGGTGCCTCTCAGGGCCTTTTGGACAGGAAGGAAGTGCTGGGAG GTGTCATCGCCGGAGGCCTGGTGGGGCTCATCTTTGCCGTGTGCCTGGTGGCTTTCATGCTGTACCGGATGAAGAAGAAGGACGAAGGCAGCTACTCCTTGGAGGAACCCAAACAAGCCAATGGCGGCGCCTACCAGAAACCCACCAAGCAGGAAGAGTTCTACGCCTGA